The following are from one region of the Littorina saxatilis isolate snail1 linkage group LG2, US_GU_Lsax_2.0, whole genome shotgun sequence genome:
- the LOC138958381 gene encoding uncharacterized protein isoform X1 → MWGFSVPGYEENNQHFSPCSLRWVAPVLRAKSGLCFRSKNELQALCGNGIVEEKEECDVGFVEKDQEEKCCDENCQFKPNVTCSDFNAPCCKDCMVANSSIVCEQKNELTCSGGAFCDGRNLDCPPPSYLPDNTSCVDLGKCQGGRCLNFCQLRGIKEKKTLKPCLCSQNTTAMCRRCCLEEKGDDKGECFPTSVVQENERTCQIGKCDKGECVKVVQQLSHRIFLFIQRLNTDQLVEFMKSNIVGTVIILSLVVWIPVSCIVSCADKRKRKQRDKFRERLRKANQEAQVKDYRIRNSALRTPTVTKSSQITGNKAQLQQSVRQKLVQKGITGGPVSGRLPTVRETTRDGAAGSKGKPQGGHGAQSGQKPYGGYGPQSGKGPPSGSGTLRAPRPPSGSRTPSGPRPPSGIGTPRMPRPPGGSGTPSGPRPPGGIRTPSGTRPPSGRGALSGQEGPRVLNEIGLSGFHETPVDVVSHSTSPRPISMPANKSHNARRVHSDSSSDTGSQRCRSQESPDTLQHHSGRSSASVDPHKHISSDAGGHKLALLDQYHSRRASAHNRKDSKGSDTGSPKGEKAGWFQHPSDALNRHEDEGGKGDGGPCP, encoded by the exons ATGTGGGGATTTTCTGTCCCTGGCTATGAAGAAAACAACCAG CATTTTTCTCCATGCAGCTTGCGTTGGGTGGCTCCAGTGCTCAGAGCAAAGTCGGGACTGTGTTTTCGCA GCAAAAATGAACTGCAGGCTCTATGTGGTAATGGCATTGTCGAGGAAAAAGAAGAGTGTGACGTTGGCTTTGTCGAAAAGGACCAAGAAGAAAAATGCTGCGACGAGAACTGTCAGTTCAAACCAAATGTTACGTGCAG CGATTTCAACGCACCCTGTTGCAAGGACTGTATGGTAGCAAACAGCTCCATAGTGTGTGAGCAGAAGAATGAACTGACTTGTTCAGGAGGGGCCTTTTGCGA CGGGAGAAATCTTGACTGTCCTCCACCTTCATACCTTCCTGATAACACGTCCTGTGTCGACTT AGGCAAATGCCAGGGAGGACGGTGCCTGAATTTTTGCCAACTTCGTGGTATCAAAGAAAAGAAGACCCTGAAGCCATGTCTCTGTAGCCAGAACA CGACAGCCATGTGTCGTCGATGCTGCTTGGAAGAGAAGGGAGACGACAAAGGGGAATGTTTTCCCACTTCAGTGGTACAAGAGAATGAGCGCACCTGTCAAATAGGAAAATGCGACAAG GGAGAGTGTGTCAAGGTTGTCCAGCAGTTGTCACATCGCATCTTCCTATTCATCCAGCGTTTGAATACAGATCAGCTAG TGGAGTTCATGAAATCCAACATAGTGGGCACAGTCATCATTCTGTCCCTGGTCGTCTGGATTCCTGTCAGCTGCATTGTCAGTTGTGCG GATAAACGGAAACGGAAACAACGTGACAAATTTCGTGAGCGGCTGCGGAAGGCCAACCAAGAG GCCCAGGTAAAAGATTACCGTATCAGGAACTCCGCCTTGAGGACTCCGACTGTTACCAAATCTTCGCAAATCACCGGCAACAAAGCACAGTTGCAACAAAG TGTAAGGCAAAAGCTCGTGCAAAAAGG AATCACAGGAGGGCCTGTCAGCGGCCGTCTGCCCACGGTAAGGGAGACCACCAGGGACGGGGCAGCAGGCAGCAAGGGGAAACCACAGGGCGGGCACGGGGCCCAGAGTGGGCAAAAGCCATACGGCGGATATGGACCTCAAAGTGGAAAGGGGCCACCAAGTGGGAGCGGAACACTAAGAGCGCCAAGGCCTCCGAGTGGGAGCAGAACACCAAGTGGGCCTAGGCCTCCGAGTGGGATTGGAACACCAAGAATGCCAAGGCCTCCGGGTGGGAGCGGAACACCAAGTGGCCCTAGGCCTCCGGGTGGTATCAGGACACCCAGTGGAACTAGGCCTCCGAGTGGGAGAGGGGCACTAAGTGGTCAAGAAGGGCCTAGAGTACTCAATGAGATTGGATTATCCGGCTTTCATGAGACCCCTGTTGATGTGGTATCACACAGTACATCGCCACGTCCAATTTCCATGCCCGCCAACAAAAGCCACAACGCTAGAAGGGTACACAGCGACAGCAGCTCAGACACAGGCAGCCAGAGATGTAGATCACAAGAATCCCCCGACACACTCCAGCATCACTCAGGGCGCTCCTCCGCTTCAGTGGACCCACACAAGCACATCTCTTCAGACGCAGGTGGGCACAAACTAGCACTCCTCGATCAATATCATTCTCGACGTGCCTCTGCACACAACCGCAAGGATTCCAAGGGTTCTGACACAGGCAGCCCCAAGGGAGAAAAAGCTGGTTGGTTCCAACATCCCTCGGATGCTCTCAATCGCCACGAGGACGAGGGGGGAAAAGGAGATGGAGGACCATGTCCGTGA
- the LOC138958381 gene encoding ADAM 17-like protease isoform X3 codes for MWGFSVPGYEENNQHFSPCSLRWVAPVLRAKSGLCFRSKNELQALCGNGIVEEKEECDVGFVEKDQEEKCCDENCQFKPNVTCSDFNAPCCKDCMVANSSIVCEQKNELTCSGGAFCDGRNLDCPPPSYLPDNTSCVDLGKCQGGRCLNFCQLRGIKEKKTLKPCLCSQNTTAMCRRCCLEEKGDDKGECFPTSVVQENERTCQIGKCDKGECVKVVQQLSHRIFLFIQRLNTDQLVEFMKSNIVGTVIILSLVVWIPVSCIVSCADKRKRKQRDKFRERLRKANQEAQVKDYRIRNSALRTPTVTKSSQITGNKAQLQQSVRQKLVQKGHREDEERNSKDSNNSVEGRGGDHRRNSEHADDADDEKEKAEYFRDDQCGDDDDDVDDKLHYDENNEEDSPFGEDEEDDHSASDEQS; via the exons ATGTGGGGATTTTCTGTCCCTGGCTATGAAGAAAACAACCAG CATTTTTCTCCATGCAGCTTGCGTTGGGTGGCTCCAGTGCTCAGAGCAAAGTCGGGACTGTGTTTTCGCA GCAAAAATGAACTGCAGGCTCTATGTGGTAATGGCATTGTCGAGGAAAAAGAAGAGTGTGACGTTGGCTTTGTCGAAAAGGACCAAGAAGAAAAATGCTGCGACGAGAACTGTCAGTTCAAACCAAATGTTACGTGCAG CGATTTCAACGCACCCTGTTGCAAGGACTGTATGGTAGCAAACAGCTCCATAGTGTGTGAGCAGAAGAATGAACTGACTTGTTCAGGAGGGGCCTTTTGCGA CGGGAGAAATCTTGACTGTCCTCCACCTTCATACCTTCCTGATAACACGTCCTGTGTCGACTT AGGCAAATGCCAGGGAGGACGGTGCCTGAATTTTTGCCAACTTCGTGGTATCAAAGAAAAGAAGACCCTGAAGCCATGTCTCTGTAGCCAGAACA CGACAGCCATGTGTCGTCGATGCTGCTTGGAAGAGAAGGGAGACGACAAAGGGGAATGTTTTCCCACTTCAGTGGTACAAGAGAATGAGCGCACCTGTCAAATAGGAAAATGCGACAAG GGAGAGTGTGTCAAGGTTGTCCAGCAGTTGTCACATCGCATCTTCCTATTCATCCAGCGTTTGAATACAGATCAGCTAG TGGAGTTCATGAAATCCAACATAGTGGGCACAGTCATCATTCTGTCCCTGGTCGTCTGGATTCCTGTCAGCTGCATTGTCAGTTGTGCG GATAAACGGAAACGGAAACAACGTGACAAATTTCGTGAGCGGCTGCGGAAGGCCAACCAAGAG GCCCAGGTAAAAGATTACCGTATCAGGAACTCCGCCTTGAGGACTCCGACTGTTACCAAATCTTCGCAAATCACCGGCAACAAAGCACAGTTGCAACAAAG TGTAAGGCAAAAGCTCGTGCAAAAAGG acacagagaggatGAAGAGCGAAATTCGAAGGATTCTAATAATagtgtcgaaggccgcggagGAGACCATAGGCGTAATTCTGAGCATGCAGATGATGCCGATGATGAGAAGGAGAAAGCCGAATATTTCCGTGACGACCAATGTggtgacgacgatgatgatgttgatgataagCTTCACTATGACGAGAACAATGAGGAGGACAGTCCCTTTGGTGAAGATGAAGAGGATGACCATAGTGCTAGTGATGAACAGAGTTAA
- the LOC138958381 gene encoding disintegrin and metalloproteinase domain-containing protein 17-like isoform X2 gives MWGFSVPGYEENNQHFSPCSLRWVAPVLRAKSGLCFRSKNELQALCGNGIVEEKEECDVGFVEKDQEEKCCDENCQFKPNVTCSDFNAPCCKDCMVANSSIVCEQKNELTCSGGAFCDGRNLDCPPPSYLPDNTSCVDLGKCQGGRCLNFCQLRGIKEKKTLKPCLCSQNTTAMCRRCCLEEKGDDKGECFPTSVVQENERTCQIGKCDKGECVKVVQQLSHRIFLFIQRLNTDQLVEFMKSNIVGTVIILSLVVWIPVSCIVSCADKRKRKQRDKFRERLRKANQEAQVKDYRIRNSALRTPTVTKSSQITGNKAQLQQRITGGPVSGRLPTVRETTRDGAAGSKGKPQGGHGAQSGQKPYGGYGPQSGKGPPSGSGTLRAPRPPSGSRTPSGPRPPSGIGTPRMPRPPGGSGTPSGPRPPGGIRTPSGTRPPSGRGALSGQEGPRVLNEIGLSGFHETPVDVVSHSTSPRPISMPANKSHNARRVHSDSSSDTGSQRCRSQESPDTLQHHSGRSSASVDPHKHISSDAGGHKLALLDQYHSRRASAHNRKDSKGSDTGSPKGEKAGWFQHPSDALNRHEDEGGKGDGGPCP, from the exons ATGTGGGGATTTTCTGTCCCTGGCTATGAAGAAAACAACCAG CATTTTTCTCCATGCAGCTTGCGTTGGGTGGCTCCAGTGCTCAGAGCAAAGTCGGGACTGTGTTTTCGCA GCAAAAATGAACTGCAGGCTCTATGTGGTAATGGCATTGTCGAGGAAAAAGAAGAGTGTGACGTTGGCTTTGTCGAAAAGGACCAAGAAGAAAAATGCTGCGACGAGAACTGTCAGTTCAAACCAAATGTTACGTGCAG CGATTTCAACGCACCCTGTTGCAAGGACTGTATGGTAGCAAACAGCTCCATAGTGTGTGAGCAGAAGAATGAACTGACTTGTTCAGGAGGGGCCTTTTGCGA CGGGAGAAATCTTGACTGTCCTCCACCTTCATACCTTCCTGATAACACGTCCTGTGTCGACTT AGGCAAATGCCAGGGAGGACGGTGCCTGAATTTTTGCCAACTTCGTGGTATCAAAGAAAAGAAGACCCTGAAGCCATGTCTCTGTAGCCAGAACA CGACAGCCATGTGTCGTCGATGCTGCTTGGAAGAGAAGGGAGACGACAAAGGGGAATGTTTTCCCACTTCAGTGGTACAAGAGAATGAGCGCACCTGTCAAATAGGAAAATGCGACAAG GGAGAGTGTGTCAAGGTTGTCCAGCAGTTGTCACATCGCATCTTCCTATTCATCCAGCGTTTGAATACAGATCAGCTAG TGGAGTTCATGAAATCCAACATAGTGGGCACAGTCATCATTCTGTCCCTGGTCGTCTGGATTCCTGTCAGCTGCATTGTCAGTTGTGCG GATAAACGGAAACGGAAACAACGTGACAAATTTCGTGAGCGGCTGCGGAAGGCCAACCAAGAG GCCCAGGTAAAAGATTACCGTATCAGGAACTCCGCCTTGAGGACTCCGACTGTTACCAAATCTTCGCAAATCACCGGCAACAAAGCACAGTTGCAACAAAG AATCACAGGAGGGCCTGTCAGCGGCCGTCTGCCCACGGTAAGGGAGACCACCAGGGACGGGGCAGCAGGCAGCAAGGGGAAACCACAGGGCGGGCACGGGGCCCAGAGTGGGCAAAAGCCATACGGCGGATATGGACCTCAAAGTGGAAAGGGGCCACCAAGTGGGAGCGGAACACTAAGAGCGCCAAGGCCTCCGAGTGGGAGCAGAACACCAAGTGGGCCTAGGCCTCCGAGTGGGATTGGAACACCAAGAATGCCAAGGCCTCCGGGTGGGAGCGGAACACCAAGTGGCCCTAGGCCTCCGGGTGGTATCAGGACACCCAGTGGAACTAGGCCTCCGAGTGGGAGAGGGGCACTAAGTGGTCAAGAAGGGCCTAGAGTACTCAATGAGATTGGATTATCCGGCTTTCATGAGACCCCTGTTGATGTGGTATCACACAGTACATCGCCACGTCCAATTTCCATGCCCGCCAACAAAAGCCACAACGCTAGAAGGGTACACAGCGACAGCAGCTCAGACACAGGCAGCCAGAGATGTAGATCACAAGAATCCCCCGACACACTCCAGCATCACTCAGGGCGCTCCTCCGCTTCAGTGGACCCACACAAGCACATCTCTTCAGACGCAGGTGGGCACAAACTAGCACTCCTCGATCAATATCATTCTCGACGTGCCTCTGCACACAACCGCAAGGATTCCAAGGGTTCTGACACAGGCAGCCCCAAGGGAGAAAAAGCTGGTTGGTTCCAACATCCCTCGGATGCTCTCAATCGCCACGAGGACGAGGGGGGAAAAGGAGATGGAGGACCATGTCCGTGA